The Bacteroidota bacterium genome segment AATCCACGCCACGATGGCACCGCGTGCCGACGCTGCATGGATTCCCGATCTGGGTCGGGAATGACTCGGTTTCGGGGCTTGTGACATCAGAACGGCGTTTCTGCGCTGTCTGAGGAGGTCAAGTTGCTAACAGGCTCTAGTCGTGGACGCCTTCGGCCAGCGGCACAGATTCGGCGTAGAGCGAGTCGTAGGCGAGGTCGCGCTCGCCGGGCCACTCCAGCGAGCCGTAGACGACCTTCACCTGCTGAAACAACGCGAAGTCAGCGAGCGGTGCGAAGACTGGCGTGTCGAGATACGGCTTGAAGTCGAGTACTCGGCGCTCCCCGTTCTCGAAGGTGAGCGTGAGGGTATGGTCACGGCGCGCTTCGGCGTGCTCGATGTGGGAAACAAACATGTCAGAGAATGACCAGTCCAGCGGTAAGTGCCATGAGACCAATCACAGCAATACCTGCTGCCCCGAACCAGATGTGAGTGTCCCACCATCGCTCATGATCATCCTTTTGCTCCCACGCGCTAAAATGGTATGTGCGTGGGTATTCGCGCGCGTCCGAAACTCGTGACGTACGCGCCGTCCACCACTGCTTTATCTCAGCACGGTCTGTCCAGAGAATCTTCGTGCTCAGAGATAGGCACGCAACGCCAGCAATGATGAGAAAAAAGGCGCTCACTGAGCAGATAGTATAGCCTATGCTTCGGGTAAGATAGCTACCGTGGACAATCGGTCTGGTGCGAAGAGTTCGGCGGCGAGGGCCTGCATCTCCTCGGCGGTGACGGCGTCGATCGAGGCGATGACTTCGTCGAGCGTGAAGTAGCGCTCGAAGGCGAGCTCGATCCGGCCGAGGCGCATCATGCGGTTGCTCATGCTCTCCAGGCCTAGCATGAGCGAGCCTTTGAGCTGGTTCTTGGCCTGGCCGAGCGCGCGCGGGCTGACCGGCCGCTGGGCGAGCTTGTCTAGCTCCCGCCCAATCAGCTTCCGCGACCGCTCGACCTTCCCGGCGTCAGTGCCCATGTACACCCCGAAGTCGCCCGTGTCGGAGATCATGTTGGCGAAGGAGTAGATGTTGTAGCAGTAGCCGTACTTCTCGCGGATGTTCTGGCTCAGCCGGCTGCTCATTCCCCCGCCGAGGACGGTGTTGAGGGTCGTCAGCACCGTCCGGCGCGGGTCGTCGAGGCCGAGGGCGCGGGCGCCGATGACGAGGTGCGCTTGCTGGATCGGACGCCGCTCGACGTGTTCGACCGCGTCGTAGCCGTTGACGGCCAAGCGCTCGACCGGCTGCGGGGCGCGCTCGATCTCCGCCGTCAGCTTCTCCACGCGCCGCACCAGCTTGTCGTGGTCGACGTTGCCCGCGACGGCGACGACGAGCCGGTTCGGGGCGTACTTCGCGTCGATGTAGCCGAGGAGCCGGTCGCGCGTGAACGAGCGCACGGTCTCGGGCACGCCGAGGACGGGCCGCCCGAGCGCGTGGTGCGGGTACATCGCCGCCTCGTAGTGGTCGAAGACGTGGTCCTCCGGCGCGTCCTCGTACATCTTCATCTCCTCGACGACGACCTCCTTCTCCTTCTCTAGCTCGCGCTCCGGCAGCGTCGGGCTGACGACGAGGTCGAGCACCACGTCGAGCGCCCGGTCGAGGTGCTCGTCGAGGCCGCGGGCGTAGTAGCAGGTGTACTCCTTCGAGGTGAACGCGTTGAGGTAGCCGCCGACGGACTCCATCCGCTGCGCGATGTGGTGCGCGCGGCGGCGGCGCGTCCCCTTGAAGACCATGTGCTCGATGAAGTGCGCCATCCCGTTCTCCTCCGGCACCTCGTCGCGGCTCCCGGCGGCGATCCACGCGCCGACGGCGACGGACCGCACTGAGGGGATGTGCTCGCTGACGACGCGGATGCCGGACGCGAGCGTGGTCTTCTGGAAACGTGGGGTTGTATCAGTCATCTCTACAAGAAAGGAAGCGCGGAAGAAGGTAAGAGCGGAAGAGGGCAGGCTCGACGAATCGGCCTGCCCTGCTTCCGCTCGTTCGGTCTTCCGTTCGTACGTGCTTAGTTCCGTCGGTCGCCCCGGTTGCCGCCGCGGCCGCGGCCGCCGCCCCGGCTGCCGCCGCGCCGGTCGCCGTTGCTCCGGCTCCGCTCGCGGCGCTCGCGCATGGCGGCCCGCTCCTCCTCGGTCGGCTCCGGCAGGAACGGCTTGCGGCTGAAGCGCAGCTTGCCGTCGTCGCGGACCTCGATGAGCTGGACCTTGACCTTGTCGCCGACCTGCATCACGTCCTCAGGGTTCTCGACGTAGCCGTGGGCCATCTCGGAGACGTGGAGCATCCCCTCCTTGCCCGGCAGCACTTCGAGGATCGCGCCGAAGCCGAGCATCTTGCGCACGGTGCCCTCGTACTCCTCGCCGACCTCGGGGACGGTCACCATGCCGCGCACGATCTCGATCGCGGCGTCGGCGTCGGCCTGGTTCTCGGCGGCGATCGTGACGAAGCCCTTGCCGTCGCGCTCGTCGATGTCCACCTTCGTGTTGGTGTCGGCCTGGAGCGCCTTGATGTTCTTGCCGCCCGGCCCGATGAGCGCCCCGATGAAGTCGGTGTCGATCACGAGCTGGAAGAGGCGCGGCGCGGAGGCTGCGATCTCGCCGCGGGCTTCGCCGATGGTCTTCTCCATCTCGTCGAGGATGTGGAGCCGCCCGGCGCGGGCCTGGTCGAGCGCCTGCTTCATCGTCTCCTTGGCGAGGCCGTCGATCTTGATGTCCATCTGGCAGGCCGTGATCCCGTCGCGGGTACCGGTCAGCTTGAAGTCCATGTCGCCGAGGTGATCCTCGGTCCCGAGGATGTCGGAGAGGATCGCGATCCGGTCGCCGGCCTTGATCATGCCCATCGCGATGCCCGCGACCGGCTTCTTGATCGGCACGCCGCCGGCCATGAGCGCCATCGAGCCGGAGCAGACGCTGCCCATCGACGAGGAGCCGTTGGACTCCAGCACGTCGCAGATCAGGCGGATCGTGTAGGGGAACTCGTCCTCGCTCGGGAGCATCGGCGCGAGCGCGCGCTCGGCGAGCATCCCGTGCCCGATCTCGCGGCGGCCCGGCCCCCGGAGGAAGCGCGCCTCGCCGACCGAGAACGGCGGGAAGTTGTAGTGGAGGTAGAACCGCTTGTCGGTCTGGTCGAAGAGCTGGTCCACGCCCTGGACGTCGCGCCCGGAGCCGAGCGTCATCTGGGCGAGCACCTGGGTCTCGCCGCGCGTGAAGATGGCCGAGCCGTGGACGCGCGGGAGGTAGTCGATCTCGGTCCAGATGTCGCGGACCTCGTCGAGGCGGCGCCCGTCGATGCGGCGGCCCTCGCTGAGGATCATGTCGCGCATCACGTCGCTCTGGACGGTGGCAAACGCGTTCTTGATGTCGGAGTCGGACACCGCCGGCGTGGTCTCGACGCCGACCGCTCCGAGCGCGTCGCCCACGACGCTGTCCTGAACTTCGGCGACGACGGCCTTCTTGATCTCGCTCAGGCCGCCGTAGAGACTCTTCTTGTCGTAGGGCTGGCGGAGGTGGGCCTCGATCCGCTCCGACGCGATCCCACGCACCTTCTCGACGAGCTCGTCGTCGGCCATGACGGTCTCGTACTCCATCGCCTCGATCGCCTCGCGCTGCTGCTCGAAGTCGCGGCGGAGGTCGTGCTGGGCGCGGCAGAGGCGCTTGATGACCTCGTGCCCGAAGTCGAGCGCGGCGAGCATGTCGTCCTCGCTCGCCTCGTCCATCTCGCCCTCGACCATCACGATGGCGTCTTCCTTGCCCGCGACCACGAGGTCGAAGTCGCCCTGCTCGCGCTCCTCCTTCGTCGGGTTGATGATCCACTCGCCGCCGACGCGGCCGACGCGGACGTGCGCCGTCGGGCCGTCGAACGGGCCGCCGGTGAGGTTCAGCGCGGCCGAGGCGCCGAGGCCGGCGATCACGTCGGCGTCGACTTCGGGGTCGGCCGAGAGGACGAAGCAGAGGGCCTGGACCTCGTTGCGGAAGCCGTCCGGGAAGAGCGGGCGGATCGTACGGTCGATGAGGCGCGAGGTGAGCGTCTCCTTGTCCGAGGGGCGGCCTTCGCGCTTGAGGAAGCCGCCGGGGAACTTGCCGCCGGCCGAGAAGCGCTCGCGGTAGTCGACGGTGAGCGGGAAGAAGTGCTGGCCCTCGCGGGCGTTCTTGTCGATGACAGCGGTGCAGAGCACCATCGTGTCGCCCTGGCGGACGACGACGGAGCCGCCCGCCTGCTTGGCGAGGCGGCCAGTCTCAAGCGTGATAGTTTTGCCGTGACCGATGTCGACGGTCTGGGTAATGGCGTTCATGGCGTTGGGGTTACGGTGCCGCCCGTACTCTCGGACTCGGCCTCACGCTCGTCCCCGTAAAAACCAGGGCGTCGAAAATCAGCTTTCAGGGGTCCGCGCCGGAGCGGTTGGGCGTGGGGGACGGACTGCTGAAGACTGACTGCCGACGGTCCTCGGCGGACCGAGGAAGCGAAAGGTGCCGAGCCGCAGCCCGGTTGGCGGATGAAGGGCGACCGGCCCGAGTGGCCGCCGCCCCTTAGAAACGACGGCAGCGACTCCCGCCGTGGGTGTCGCTGCCTGGGGGTTTACTTGCGGATGCCGAGCTTGGCGATCACGGCGCGGTAGCGCTCGATATCGCGGTCGGCGAGGTAGTCGAGCAGCCGGCGGCGCTTGCCGACGAGCTTCAGGAGGCCGCGCCGCGAGGCGTGGTCCTTCTTGTGCGTCTTGAGGTGGCCGGTGAGGTCGTTGATGCGCTGGGTGAAGATGGCGATCTGGACCTCGGTGGTGCCGGTGTCGGCGTCGCTTGCGCCGTGCTCGGAAATGAGTTCCTGCTTGCGTTCTTTGGTGATCATCGAGAGGGTTCCTCCGGGTGCCTCTTTAGATATTCCATGCTAAAGGAGCGGACGCTCGGTGCAGCCGAGCGCTTGCTATCAGAGAAAAATACGCGCCTGCCATGCTCCTTCTCACGAAGTCTAGGCCAAGAGTTGCTGCTAGCGTCGACGGGCACGCCGGTAGGCTTCGAGGAACTCGTCGCGGGCGATTCCACTCTGGCGCAGAATCGCCCGCAACGTCGAACTCTTGATCGTGCGGTGGTTCGGCAGCGTCAGCGGCGTCCGCGTCTCATCGGTCTCCTCCCGGAGCATCGAGATGTGGTTGCCCTCCCGCACCACGGTGAACCCTAGCGCTTCGAGTGCCGCGAGCACACGCCGCAGCGGAGCGTCGCGGGGAAAACGCTCCGACATCAGGTTGCGACGGTGGCTTCGGCAACGAACACTTCGAGCACCGGCTCGTCGCCGCCGTCAAGCACTTCCGGTCCAAACGTCTCGACGTGGAACGCAACCGCGCTCCGCGCATCAGCGAGGGCCTCTTCGTACGTGTCGCCCTGCCCGACGACGACGCCTTTGAGTCTGATGGGGTACGCGACATACCCATCGGCGTGCTTTTCTACAATGATCTTGATCAGCTTCGTCATCAGAAGTATTGGTTTCGCGTTACAACTCGCTGCGAGGCCCGAAGGTTGCCCGGCGCAGCTCTACCGCAGCATCGTCACCCGCTGCGTGAGTACCTCATCGCCCACCCCCATCCGCACGACGTATGTGCCCGCCGCGAGTTCAGCCTGAGCAAGCTGCGTTTCGTGCCGCCCCGCTGGCTGCACTGCATCAACGAGCACCGTCACCTCACGTCCGAGCACATCGTATACAGCTACCCGCACTCGCGAAGACACTGGCACCGTGTACCGGACGGTGAGCGAAGACGAAGTAGGATTGGGATAGGCTACCCAGCTGAGATCTTCCGACGCAGTGCTCTCTTCCTCGTTCGGTACTGCCTTGCATGGATTTGTGAGCACAACTTCGGGTGAGGTGCACACCCCTGAGGGATCGTTCTCAGAGACATCAATGATTTGTTCAACACCGCTGAACTCGGGTGGGTCGCCGGAAATCAGGCCTGCAAGCCCGCAGGAACACATACTCAGCGATTCGTTGGCGACGATGTCGAGGTCTATGCCGACGGAGGTGATATTCTCCAGGCCCGCCAACGACTCCAGTGCCGCATTGAAACTAACCTCGAGGTCAAAACCGACGGAGGTGATATTCCTCAGACCCGCCAGTGACTCTAGCATGGCATTGCGGCGGATGCGGAGGTCTCCACCGACGGAGGTAACATTCTCCAGACTCTCTAATGACCTCAGCATCGCGTTATCGCGGATAACGAGGAATCCACCGACGGAGGCGATATTTTCTAAGCTTGCCAGCGATTCTAGCATGTCGTTGTCGTTGATATCGAGACTTCCGACAGAGGTGATGCTCTCAAGACTCGCCAACGACTCTAACGCCACATTGCTGTGAATGCGGAGGGCTCTGCCGACGGAGGCGATGTTCTCCAAGCCTGTTAATGACCCCAGCATGTCGTTGGAGCTAATATCGAGGTCTCCACCGACGGAGGTGAGACTCTCCAAGCCCGTCAACGACTTCAGCCTGTCGTTGTCGTCAACGTCGAGACCTCCGAGGGAAGTGAGACTCTCCAGGCTCGCTAATGACCCCAGCATCGCGTTGCCGCGGATGAGAAGGATTTCACCGACGGAAGCGACATCCTCCAAGCCCACTAGCGACTCTAACCTATCGTTGAAGGTGATATTGAGGTCTCCACCAACGAAGATGATATTATCCAAGCCTGCCAACGACCCCAGCATATCGTTGAAGAAGATGCTGAGGTCTCCACCGATGGAGGTGAGGCCTTCTAAACCCATCAGCGACCCCAGTCTATCGTTGTCAGAAATGCTAAGGCCTCCGACGGAGGTGAGACCCTCTAGGCCTGCCAACGAACCCAGCATTTTGTTATCGGTAATGGCCAAATCTCTACCGACGGAAACGAGGCCCTCTATACCTGCCAGTGACTTCAGCGTATCGTTGAAGAAGATGCTGAGGTTTCTACCAACGGAGGTGAGGCCTTCTAAACCCACCAGCGACCCCAGCCTGTCGTTGTCGGAAACGCTAAGACGTCCGACGGAGGTGAGACCCTCTAAGCCTGTCAACGACCCCAGCCTATCGTTGTTGGTGATGAGGAGGATCCCACCGACAGAAGTGAGTTCAGAGAGCGGAGTGAGATCGGTGATATCGTCTCCTGTTATAGAAAGATCGTCCGTGACCTCACTACAGGCGAACTCATCGACCTCTGCCTGAGACCGGAGTGTGATGCTACCGCTACAAACCTGTGCACGCACCGGCGTAGCGGCGAGGTAAAGAAGTAGACTGAGAGTGCAAATAAGAGAAGATCGCATAGCAGAAAATAGAGGGAGTTTAGGAAGGTGAGTGTACCGGCGTACCGTTTGCATCGCTACCCTAACATGGCGCGGCTGCGCTGCTCATCCTCCTGAAGCTGAGCGACGAGCGACTCCGGCCCGTCGAACTTCGCCTCGTCGCGAATGCGGGCGGCGGAGGTGACATCGAGCGTGTCGCCGTAGAGGTCGCCCGCGAAGTCGAACAGGTAGACCTCGACGCTGACGGCCCCGTCAGCTTCAAAGGTCGGGCGGCGGCCGACGTTCATCATGCCGCCGTACGTCTGGCCGCCGGTCTCGACGCGGACGGCGTAGACGCCGAGTTTGGGGACGAGCTTACGCTTGCCTCGGACGCGAAGGTTGGCCGTCGGGTAGCCGATCGTCCGGCCCCGCGCCCGGCCGCGGACGACGGTGCCGGTGAGCGCGTACGGGCGCCCGAGGAGGTCCGCGGCGGTCGCCACGTCGCCGGCGTCGGCGAGGAGCTTGCGGATGCGGGACGACGAGACCGTGGCCTCGTGGACGAGCTGCTCGGGGATCACGTCCACGCTGAAGCCGTGCCGCGCGCCGAGCGCTTCGAGCGTCTCGCGGCTCCCGGCCCGGTTGCGCCCGAACCGGTGGTCGTACCCGATCACGGCCTCGCGCAGCCCGACGGTCTCGATCAGGATGTCCTCGACGTAGGGGTCGGGTTCGAGGTTCGAGAGGTCGCGCGTGAACGGGAGGACGACGAACCGGTCAATGCCGAACGATTCGAGCAGGTCGGCGCGCTCGTCGAGCGTGGTCAGGAGCGGGACCTGCTCGCCGAGGACGACCTCGCGCGGGTGCGGGTCGAACGAGACGACGACGCTCTGCCCGTCCACCTTCGCGGCGCGCTCGCGGAGGTAGGCGAGGATCGCCTGGTGCCCCCGGTGGACCCCGTCGAACGTACCGACGGTCAGCACGGAGCGGTCGTCGCGGGTGATCTCGTCGAGGCCGAACTGTCGTTTCATTGGGGCGAGTTTAATCGCGGTAGGGGTTTGATTAATCAAACCCCTACGGTGCTTGGTGCCTGGTCCCATGCATCGCGTCGAGCGTCCACGCCTCGTCCACGCGGAACGGGCCGATCGCTGTCCGCCGCAGCGCCGCGAGGTGCGCGCCGACACCGAGCACCTGCCCGAGGTCGTGGGCGAGCGTGCGGACGTAGGTCCCCTTCGAGCACTCGACGACGAAGTTCACGTCATCCCCCTGTCGCTCCGTGAGGTCGAACCGGTAGACCGTGACCGGTCGGGCGACGCGCTCGACGGTTTGGCCGCGGCGCGCCTTTTTGTAGAGCCGCTCCCCGTCCACCTTCACTGCCGAGTACATCGGCGGGCGCTGCTTGGTCTCGCCGAGAAATGCCTGCCGGGCCGCGTCGAGGTCGGCGTCGGTGACACCTGACGCGTCGCGGGTCTCGGCGACCTCGCCCTCGGCGTCGTAGGTCTCGGTGGTCTGGCCGAGGCGAATTGTGCCGGTGTAGGTCTTGGGCAGGCCCATGAAGTGGTCCTGGAGGCGCGTCGCGGCGCGCCCGACGAGGCAAATCAGCAGGCCCGTGGCGGCAGGGTCGAGCGTGCCTGCGTGGCCGATCTTCTTGGTCCCGAGCAGCGGACGCAGCCGCCGGATCACCCCAAACGACGAGATGCCGCTAGGCTTGTCGACAAGCAGAATCGCAGCGTCTCCTGGCTCAGGCAGCGGGTCTGCCGTCGTGACGATGGGCGGCGTCTCCACCTTGGCCTCAGCCGTCACGCTCCCATCCCTCGGCGTCCGGCGTGTCCGCCCCGTCGGCTGTTTCTTCGCCTCGCTCGGCGCGAATACGGTCGAAGAGCTCTTCCATCCGGGCGGCCGGCTGCTGCGTCTCGTCGAGGAAGAACCGGAGCTCGGGGATCTTGCGGACCTGGTGGCGGATGCGCTGCGCGAGCGCGTGCCGGACCTGGGGCGCGAGGTCCTCGACGCGGCGGAACGCGATCTGCCGGCGGCCCTCTTCCTCGCCGAGCACGCTTAGGTAGACGTAGGCGATGCCGAGGTCGTTGGTCACGCGAACGTTCGTGACGGTGACGAGCGCCTGGGAGGCTTCGTGGAACTCACCCCCGAGGAGTTCGGCGACTTCGCGCTGGACCATGCGGCTGAGCCGCTCGGTGCGGATGGACATGGGAACGTCGAGTTACGAGCGTCGAGTGTCGAATGGGAGACACACTCGCAACTCGACACTTGACGCTCGACAATGGCTAGATTTGAAGGGTGCGCTGCTCTTCGAAGACCTCGTACGCCTCGATCTGGTCGCCGACCTTGATGTCGTTGAAGTTCTGGATCGAGAGGCCGCACTCGTAGCCGCTGGTGACCTCGCGGGCGTCGTCCTTGAAGCGCTTGAGCGACGAGAGCACGCCCTCATAGACCACGACGCCCTCGCGGACGAGCCGGACCTTGTCGTTGCGGTTGACCTTGCCTTCGAGCACGTAGCAGCCGGCGACGGTCCCGACGCGTGGGATCTTGAACGTCTCGCGGACCTCGAGCATCCCGAGCGTCTTCTCTTTCTCCTCGGGCTGGAGGAGGCCTTCGAGCGCATCGCGCACGTCCTCGATGGCGTCGTAGATGACCGAGTAGAGGCGGATGTCGATCTCCTCGCGCTCGGCGGTCTGGCGGACGCCGGCCATCGGGCGGACCTGGAAGCCGAAGATGATGGCGTCCGAGGCCGCGGCAAGCATCACGTCGGTCTCGGTGATCGCCCCGACGCCGGAGTGGATGATGCTGACGGCGACCTCGTCGTTCGAGATCTTGAGGAGGGCGTCCGAGATGGCCTCGACCGAGCCGGCCACGTCGCCCTTGATGATGAGGTTGAGGTAACTCAGCTCGCCGAGAGCCATGCGGCGGCTGAGGTCGTCGAGCGAGACGTGCTTGCGCTTGCGCATGTTCTGCTCGCGCTGGATCTGCTGGCGCTTCTGGGCGATGTCGCGCGCCTCGCGCTCGTCCTCCATCACGATGAAGCGGTCGCCCACGTCGGGCGCGCTGGAGAAGCCGAGGATCTGCACCGGCACCGACGGCCCGGCCTGGTCGACCCGCTCGTCGCGCTCGTTGAACATCGCCCGAACGCGGCCCGAGTTGGTCCCGGCCACGAACGCGTCGCCGACCTCCATCGTCCCGGTCTCGACGAGGATCGTGGCGACGATGCCGCGCCCCTTGTCGAGCCGGCTCTCGATGACCGAGCCGACGGCGTAGCGGTCCGGGTTGGCCTGGAGCTCCATCAGCTCCGACTCGATGAGGACCTTTTCGAGGAGTTCGGGGATGCCCAGGCCGGTCTTGGCCGAGACGAACTCCGCCTGGACCGCGCCGCCGTACTGCTCGACGAGGACGTTCTCCTCGGCGAGCTGCTGCATGATCCGGTCGGCGTTGGCCTCCTCGCGGTCCATCTTGTTGACGGCGACCACGATCGGGACGCCGGCGGCCTTCGAGTGGTTGATGGCCTCCTTCGTCTGCGGCATCACCTGGTCGTCGGCGGCGACGACGAGGATGACGAGGTCGGTGACCTGGGCACCACGCGCGCGCATCGCGGTGAATGCCTCGTGGCCCGGGGTGTCGAGGAAGGTCAGCGGGCGGCCGTCGTCGGTCTCGACGGTGTAGGCCCCGATGTGCTGCGTGATGCCGCCGGCCTCGCCCGAGGCGACGCTCGCCTCGCGGATGTAGTCCAGGAGCGAAGTCTTGCCGTGGTCGACGTGGCCCATGATGGTCACGACGGGCGGGCGGCCTTCGAGGTCTTCGGGGTCGTCCTCGTCGATCTCGATGTCGTCAAGCCCGACCTCAGTGACGAACTCGACCTCGAAGCCGTACTCGTCGGCGATGAGGGTGATGGCGTCGGCGTCGAGGCGCTGGTTGATGGAGACCATCATGCCGAGGTTGAACCCGGTCTGGATGACGTCGGTGACGGGGACGTCCATCATGCCGGCCAGCTCGCCGGTCGAGATGAACTCGAGGAGGCGGAGCTGGCTCTCCTGCTCGCGCAGCTCCTCCATCTCGCGCTCGCGCATCTCGGCGCGCTCCTCGCGGCGGGCGCGGCGGCGCTTCTGGCGGGTGCGGCCGGAGCCCTGGGCGAGCTGCTGGAGCGTCTCCTGCACCGTCGAGGCGGCCTCGGCCTTGTCGACCTTCCCCTTCTTCTTGCGCTTGCCGCGCTTGCTGCGGCCGCCGGCGTCGTCGGCGGCGGCGTCGCTGACGGCCTCCGTCGTCTTGCGCTTGCGCTTGCGGCGGCGGCCCGATTCGAGGCCCGACAGGTCGATCTTGCCGACGACTTTGGTGCCGCTCAGTTCGTAGCGGTCGCCCCGGATGGTGTCTTCGTCTTCGCCGTCTTCGTCCTCGGCTGACGCATCGGGCTCCGCCGTGGCCTCGGCGACCGGCTCGGCGTCGGCCGGCTCGGGCTCCGCAGCCTCGGCGACGGGCCCGGCCTCGGCCGCTTCCGGCTCAGACTCGGCTTCGACGACCGGCTCGGCCTCGGCGACGGGTTCCTCAGCGGCCTCAAGCTCGATGACCGGCTCGGCCTCGGCGACAGGCTCTTCGGCGACCGGTTCCGCTTCGGGCTCCGGTGCTTCTTCGGGCTCGGCTGCTTCCGGCTCGGGCTCGGCGACTTCCGGCTCGGCGACGGCTTCCACCTCGGGCACCTCGTCGGTCGGGGCGGAGTCGCCGGAGGCGATGGGCTCGTCGGCTGCCGTCTCCTCCTCGGCCTCGCGGCGCGAGCGGAGCGCCGAGACGCGGGCCCGGGCGTCCATGTCCTCAGCGAATACGGCCTTGAGGGCGTCGTACATCTCCGGCGGGAGCTTGGCGTTGATGTCGCCTTGCTCGAGCTTCGCATCCATCTCGAAGCCGCTCTCCTGCAGCGTCTCCACGAGCGTGTCGGCGGACACGTTGAACTCGCGGAGCGCCTTGAACAGGCGAACGGGCTTCTTTGTGGGGGAGTCAGTCGGCATACAGGGAGGTTCGGGGGCGGTGGCGGGACCGCGGGTAGGCTAGCTAGATCAACGCGGGGGCGTGCAGGTTCCCCGGCTCAGGTCGTCGGTTGATAAAATACGGCATGCGGCTACTCCGTTCGCTCGGCTTCGGCCTCTTCCGAGGCCCCGGCCTCGACGAGGTCGGCGTCCGCGTCGGCCGGCGGCGCTTCGCCGGTCGGAGCCTCGGTTTCGTCGGCTGCCTCGTCGGTCTCGGTCCCGGCTTCGGCGGCTGGTTCCTCCGCTGCGGTCTCGGCCGCGCTGGCGGGTTCGCCCGCGGCGTTCGGCTCCTCCGCCGTGACCTCGGCCGCAACCTCGGTCTCGGAGGGCGGCTCGTCGGCCTCCTCGTCGGCGAACTCGGCGTTCATCAGCAGGAGGATCTTCTCGGTCTGCTCCTCGGTGAGGCCGGAGCGCCGGGCGAGTTCGGGGGCCGAGAGTTCGAGGACGGCCTTGGCCGTGTCGCAGCCGATGTTCTTGAGCTGCTCGATCACGTCGGGCGGCAGCACGTCGCGGAACTCTTCGATCTCGACGTCCTCCTCGTCCTCGGCGATGTCGCGGTACACGTCGATCTCGTAGCCGGTGATGCGGCTGGCGAGGCGGATGTTCTGGC includes the following:
- a CDS encoding DUF2442 domain-containing protein, with translation MFVSHIEHAEARRDHTLTLTFENGERRVLDFKPYLDTPVFAPLADFALFQQVKVVYGSLEWPGERDLAYDSLYAESVPLAEGVHD
- a CDS encoding pitrilysin family protein; this encodes MTDTTPRFQKTTLASGIRVVSEHIPSVRSVAVGAWIAAGSRDEVPEENGMAHFIEHMVFKGTRRRRAHHIAQRMESVGGYLNAFTSKEYTCYYARGLDEHLDRALDVVLDLVVSPTLPERELEKEKEVVVEEMKMYEDAPEDHVFDHYEAAMYPHHALGRPVLGVPETVRSFTRDRLLGYIDAKYAPNRLVVAVAGNVDHDKLVRRVEKLTAEIERAPQPVERLAVNGYDAVEHVERRPIQQAHLVIGARALGLDDPRRTVLTTLNTVLGGGMSSRLSQNIREKYGYCYNIYSFANMISDTGDFGVYMGTDAGKVERSRKLIGRELDKLAQRPVSPRALGQAKNQLKGSLMLGLESMSNRMMRLGRIELAFERYFTLDEVIASIDAVTAEEMQALAAELFAPDRLSTVAILPEA
- a CDS encoding polyribonucleotide nucleotidyltransferase; translated protein: MNAITQTVDIGHGKTITLETGRLAKQAGGSVVVRQGDTMVLCTAVIDKNAREGQHFFPLTVDYRERFSAGGKFPGGFLKREGRPSDKETLTSRLIDRTIRPLFPDGFRNEVQALCFVLSADPEVDADVIAGLGASAALNLTGGPFDGPTAHVRVGRVGGEWIINPTKEEREQGDFDLVVAGKEDAIVMVEGEMDEASEDDMLAALDFGHEVIKRLCRAQHDLRRDFEQQREAIEAMEYETVMADDELVEKVRGIASERIEAHLRQPYDKKSLYGGLSEIKKAVVAEVQDSVVGDALGAVGVETTPAVSDSDIKNAFATVQSDVMRDMILSEGRRIDGRRLDEVRDIWTEIDYLPRVHGSAIFTRGETQVLAQMTLGSGRDVQGVDQLFDQTDKRFYLHYNFPPFSVGEARFLRGPGRREIGHGMLAERALAPMLPSEDEFPYTIRLICDVLESNGSSSMGSVCSGSMALMAGGVPIKKPVAGIAMGMIKAGDRIAILSDILGTEDHLGDMDFKLTGTRDGITACQMDIKIDGLAKETMKQALDQARAGRLHILDEMEKTIGEARGEIAASAPRLFQLVIDTDFIGALIGPGGKNIKALQADTNTKVDIDERDGKGFVTIAAENQADADAAIEIVRGMVTVPEVGEEYEGTVRKMLGFGAILEVLPGKEGMLHVSEMAHGYVENPEDVMQVGDKVKVQLIEVRDDGKLRFSRKPFLPEPTEEERAAMRERRERSRSNGDRRGGSRGGGRGRGGNRGDRRN
- the rpsO gene encoding 30S ribosomal protein S15 — its product is MITKERKQELISEHGASDADTGTTEVQIAIFTQRINDLTGHLKTHKKDHASRRGLLKLVGKRRRLLDYLADRDIERYRAVIAKLGIRK
- a CDS encoding type II toxin-antitoxin system HicA family toxin, which codes for MSERFPRDAPLRRVLAALEALGFTVVREGNHISMLREETDETRTPLTLPNHRTIKSSTLRAILRQSGIARDEFLEAYRRARRR
- a CDS encoding type II toxin-antitoxin system HicB family antitoxin encodes the protein MTKLIKIIVEKHADGYVAYPIRLKGVVVGQGDTYEEALADARSAVAFHVETFGPEVLDGGDEPVLEVFVAEATVAT
- a CDS encoding T9SS type A sorting domain-containing protein, producing the protein MRSSLICTLSLLLYLAATPVRAQVCSGSITLRSQAEVDEFACSEVTDDLSITGDDITDLTPLSELTSVGGILLITNNDRLGSLTGLEGLTSVGRLSVSDNDRLGSLVGLEGLTSVGRNLSIFFNDTLKSLAGIEGLVSVGRDLAITDNKMLGSLAGLEGLTSVGGLSISDNDRLGSLMGLEGLTSIGGDLSIFFNDMLGSLAGLDNIIFVGGDLNITFNDRLESLVGLEDVASVGEILLIRGNAMLGSLASLESLTSLGGLDVDDNDRLKSLTGLESLTSVGGDLDISSNDMLGSLTGLENIASVGRALRIHSNVALESLASLESITSVGSLDINDNDMLESLASLENIASVGGFLVIRDNAMLRSLESLENVTSVGGDLRIRRNAMLESLAGLRNITSVGFDLEVSFNAALESLAGLENITSVGIDLDIVANESLSMCSCGLAGLISGDPPEFSGVEQIIDVSENDPSGVCTSPEVVLTNPCKAVPNEEESTASEDLSWVAYPNPTSSSLTVRYTVPVSSRVRVAVYDVLGREVTVLVDAVQPAGRHETQLAQAELAAGTYVVRMGVGDEVLTQRVTMLR
- a CDS encoding bifunctional riboflavin kinase/FAD synthetase, translated to MKRQFGLDEITRDDRSVLTVGTFDGVHRGHQAILAYLRERAAKVDGQSVVVSFDPHPREVVLGEQVPLLTTLDERADLLESFGIDRFVVLPFTRDLSNLEPDPYVEDILIETVGLREAVIGYDHRFGRNRAGSRETLEALGARHGFSVDVIPEQLVHEATVSSSRIRKLLADAGDVATAADLLGRPYALTGTVVRGRARGRTIGYPTANLRVRGKRKLVPKLGVYAVRVETGGQTYGGMMNVGRRPTFEADGAVSVEVYLFDFAGDLYGDTLDVTSAARIRDEAKFDGPESLVAQLQEDEQRSRAMLG